In one Musa acuminata AAA Group cultivar baxijiao chromosome BXJ2-5, Cavendish_Baxijiao_AAA, whole genome shotgun sequence genomic region, the following are encoded:
- the LOC103985456 gene encoding 14-3-3-like protein — protein sequence MSPAESSRADNVYMAKLAEQAERYEEMVEFMEKVAKTVDVEELTVEERNLLSVAYKNVIGARRASWRIISSIEQKEESRGNEDHVSVIKEYRGKIEAELSKICDGILKLLESHLIPSSTAAESKVFYLKMKGDYHRYLAEFKTGNERKEAAESTLVAYNSAQDIALAELAPTHPIRLGLALNFSVFYYEIVNSPDRACSLAKQAFDEAISELDTLSEESYKDSTLIMQLLRDNLTLWTSDINDDVGDEIKEAPKQESGEGQ from the exons ATGTCTCCGGCTGAATCATCCCGTGCGGACAATGTGTACATGGCGAAGCTGGCCGAGCAGGCAGAGCGCTACGAGGAGATGGTGGAGTTCATGGAGAAGGTTGCAAAGACAGTGGACGTCGAGGAGCTCACTGTAGAGGAGCGCAACCTCTTATCTGTGGCTTACAAGAATGTCATCGGGGCTCGCAGGGCCTCATGGCGCATCATCTCCTCGATCGAGCAGAAGGAAGAGAGCCGTGGGAATGAGGATCATGTTTCCGTGATCAAGGAATATCGTGGCAAGATCGAGGCTGAACTCAGCAAAATCTGTGATGGCATCCTTAAGCTGCTTGAGTCCCATCTGATACCCTCTTCCACTGCTGCCGAGTCCAAGGTGTTTTACTTGAAGATGAAGGGCGATTACCACAG GTACCTTGCAGAGTTTAAGACTGGAAATGAAAGGAAGGAGGCTGCAGAGAGTACGCTGGTAGCCTATAATTCTGCTCAG gatATTGCCCTGGCTGAGTTGGCTCCAACTCATCCTATTAGGTTGGGGCTGGCACTTAATTTCTCAGTGTTCTATTATGAAATTGTGAACTCACCTGATCGTGCTTGCAGCCTTGCAAAACAG GCATTTGACGAGGCTATTTCAGAGTTGGACACTCTTAGCGAGGAATCGTACAAGGATAGCACATTGATCATGCAGCTTCTTCGCGACAACCTGACCTTATGGACTTCCGACATCAAT GATGATGTCGGGGACGAGATCAAAGAAGCCCCAAAACAAGAATCTGGGGAAGGACAGTGA
- the LOC135611853 gene encoding uncharacterized protein At1g66480-like: protein MGNGLSGKKRTITVMKIDGTTLKLKAPVQAEDLLRDYRGYDLLESEAVKQLGIGARPLAPDAPLHPGKLYFLVQLPRAPEQRAPRRAWSGGLPVSARERLENLAFTRRTMSDVSVAGRRSRVEAEEGSDGTVRLRLRIPKAEMEKLLQESKNDTEAAEKIMVLCVAKNGGAPKLPAMETGQKEVIISLNLPKEVHRWIIVT from the coding sequence ATGGGGAATGGCTTGAGCGGGAAGAAGCGAACCATAACGGTGATGAAGATAGACGGCACCACCTTGAAGCTGAAGGCTCCGGTCCAGGCCGAGGATCTGCTCCGAGACTACCGGGGCTACGACCTCCTCGAGTCCGAGGCGGTGAAGCAGCTCGGGATTGGAGCCCGTCCGCTTGCTCCCGACGCCCCGTTGCACCCCGGGAAGCTGTACTTTCTCGTGCAGCTCCCCCGGGCGCCGGAGCAGCGAGCCCCGCGGAGGGCCTGGTCCGGGGGGCTGCCCGTGAGCGCCAGAGAGCGGCTGGAGAACCTCGCGTTTACCCGCCGGACCATGTCGGACGTCTCGGTCGCCGGTAGGCGCTCGCGGGTCGAGGCGGAGGAGGGTAGCGATGGCACGGTCCGCCTCAGGTTGAGGATTCCGAAGGCCGAGATGGAGAAGCTGTTGCAGGAAAGCAAGAACGACACTGAGGCGGCGGAGAAGATTATGGTGCTGTGTGTGGCGAAGAATGGTGGCGCGCCGAAGCTGCCGGCGATGGAAACTGGCCAGAAGGAGGTAATAATCTCATTGAATTTGCCGAAAGAAGTGCATAGATGGATCATAGTTACTTAG
- the LOC103985454 gene encoding transcription factor MYB20-like, with protein MGRQPCCDKVGLKKGPWTAEEDEKLITFILTNGQCCWRAVPKLAGLLRCGKSCRLRWTNYLRPDLKRGLLSDDEEQMVIELHSQLGNRWSKIASHLPGRTDNEIKNHWNTHIKKKLRKMGIDPVTHKPLREEPCLHSSPQVPAEQVEGKNTTSTSATCSVSPSSSCFSEKAEEIQLPRMEWPESAYLYGLDDLGGWDFTSDHLLLDSFSQCQRAALDQESWKFELF; from the exons ATGGGGAGGCAGCCATGCTGTGATAAGGTGGGGTTGAAGAAGGGGCCATGGACAGCAGAGGAGGACGAGAAGCTGATCACCTTCATCCTCACCAATGGCCAGTGCTGCTGGAGAGCTGTGCCTAAGCTTGCAG GACTTCTGAGGTGTGGAAAGAGTTGCAGGCTACGATGGACAAACTACCTGAGGCCTGACCTGAAGAGAGGATTGCTGTCAGATGATGAGGAGCAGATGGTCATTGAGCTCCATTCTCAGCTTGGAaacag ATGGTCCAAGATCGCATCTCATCTCCCTGGTAGAACTGATAACGAGATCAAGAACCACTGGAACACCCACATCAAGAAGAAGCTGAGGAAGATGGGAATCGACCCCGTGACACACAAGCCCCTACGTGAGGAGCCCTGCTTACACTCCTCTCCCCAGGTACCTGCGGAGCAAGTGGAAGGGAAGAACACAACAAGCACCTCTGCCACATGCTCCGTTTCACCATCGTCATCGTGCTTTTCTGAGAAAGCTGAGGAGATCCAGCTTCCACGCATGGAGTGGCCAGAATCTGCATACCTATATGGGTTGGACGACTTGGGTGGATGGGATTTCACCTCTGATCACCTTCTCCTTGATTCTTTCAGCCAGTGTCAAAGAGCAGCCTTAGATCAGGAATCCTGGAAATTTGAGCTCTTCTAA
- the LOC135612907 gene encoding mediator of RNA polymerase II transcription subunit 14-like, with protein sequence MAAELGQQTVEFSALVRRAAEDSYLALKELVERSRTPEDLRSDSEKKIDLLKFIVKTRQRMLRLHVLAKWCQQVPLIQYCQQLAATLSSHETCFTQTADSLFFMHEGLQHARAPIFDVPSATEVLLTGSYQRLPKCIDDLGIHSSLSEDEQKPTLKKLDTILRSKLLEVVLPKEITEVTVSNGTAVLRVDGEFKVFLTLGYRGHLSLWRILHLELLVGEKNGNIRLEETRRYALGDDLERRMAAAENPLSILYTVLHELCVALVMDTVLRQVQVLRQCRWKDAIRFELVSDGSAGQVGNTSALQLTQEGELDTTGLKTPGLKIIYWLDADKNAGGSDFSSCPFLKVEPGQDTQIKCVHSSFVLDPLTGKEATFALDQNCIDVERLLLRAIACNRYTRLLEIQRELSKSVNICRESGDVVLGCDGGVVADLRKMDEDSSNQDYFGDEILKVRACGMSFITLGINIRNGRFLLQSSKNILSPSTLVDYEEALNQGSLSIMDVFTSLKSKSILNLFASTGRFLGLEVYDQSLTTLKIPKSILHGSDILIMGFPQCANSYYLLMQVDKDFKPVFSLLELRSDQDGKSSSFTDAIQVIRFNRIDIGQMKIVDDELNMSLFDWEKLCSLPKLGTFIQVVEHDFGVDSALQFPGFSQSSFSSVVDEVFKFEKGQLPKTNQLTSSYKMPPLSYLGSPSSSNQGINTGVTSTNLEGELQQSQVHKVGKALSSFTSSSNSLHVTSNLKGIIQNGAAGSLSSSSPVRISSVHKLSTLRSDQERSSLRYPYSADVGQYPPADEPPKVLNMIEGNGPGQLLPPLRTTCPPVSAHSMAPNDIVNSSPGILVGSSEVTRSNTLLLANPCQTPEFGASRSDDNGAHKHERKGRKRSLVDFINLLPSFQGSEASSLQHKRQKISRLANSHAASSPPLPSLLACRTGGHTFGDLLGEANHGISPSNLYVSVLLHIVRHCSLCIKHAQLTSQMDALNISYVEEVGLRIPSLNLWLKLPFARDDSWQRICLRLGKPGTMCWDVKINDPYFRELWNLNKGSTTTSWGSGLRIANTSEVDSHIHYDPEGVVLSYKSVEDDSVQRLVSDLRRLSNARLFARGMRKLIGLGTGDRIDDNTNSDSKAQAKGTGEIVDKLSEQMRKAFKIEAVGLMSLWFSYGSMPVIVHFVVEWEAGKEGCTMHVSPDQLWPHTKFLEDFINGGEVASFLDCIRLTAGPLLALCGAIRPARIPVPVSVGHSLVQKQNSFMSSHGLMANPSSTAIQLPSSSPTTTTLMTQLGSHSLQNAAVLSAAGRGGPGLVPSSLLPFDVSVVLRGPYWIRIIYRKKFAVDMRCFAGDQVWLQPATPPKGGPAAGGSLPCPQFRPFIMEHVAQGLNALEPNFSAASHAGGHLGSSNANVSSVSQPLASNANRISVASSAGISRPSSVIANQVGGNINRIGSAMLASSGLSPGISGVPLRISPGTGFPVHVKGELNAAFIGLGDDGGYGGGWVPLAALKKVLRGILKYLGVLWLFAQLPDLLKEILGSILRDNEGALLNLDQEQPALRFFVGGYVFAVSVHRVQLLLQVLSVKRFHHQQQQQQQQQNQNTSQEELAPGEINEICDYFSRRVASEPYDASRVASFITLLTLPVSVLREFLKLISWKKGLSQAHGGDVASAQRSRIEICLENHSGSVLDENSEATSCSKSNIHHDRAHNLVDFALTFVLDPAHIPHMNAAGGAAWLPYCVSVRLRYSFGDNAHVSFLGMQGSHGGRACWSRQEDWEKCKQRMARAAEFANGNSAADVSQGRLRLVADTLQRTLQMLLQQLRDGAVPLSSSGT encoded by the exons ATGGCTGCGGAGCTGGGGCAGCAGACGGTGGAGTTCTCCGCGCTGGTCCGGCGGGCTGCGGAGGACTCTTACCTCGCCCTCAAGGAGCTGGTGGAGCGGTCCCGGACGCCGGAGGACCTGCGATCCGACTCCGAGAAGAAGATTGATCTCCTCAAGTTCATCGTGAAGACCCGGCAGCGGATGCTCCGCCTTCATGTGCTTGCCAAGTGGTGCCAACAG GTGCCATTAATTCAATATTGCCAACAACTTGCAGCAACTCTTTCGAGCCATGAAACTTGCTTCACCCAAACGGCAGATTCATTGTTTTTCATGCATGAGGGTCTGCAGCATGCACGTGCTCCTATTTTTGATGTTCCATCTGCTACTGAAGTCCTCCTCACAGGAAGTTATCAACGGCTGCCAAAATGCATAGATGATTTGGGTATTCATAGTTCACTATCTGAGGACGAGCAAAAGCCTACTTTAAAGAAGTTGGATACAATCCTCCGATCCAAACTTTTAGAGGTTGTACTTCCTAAAGAAATAACTGAAGTAACTGTTTCTAATGGTACTGCTGTTCTTCGTGTGGATGGGGAATTTAAGGTTTTCCTTACCTTGGGTTATCGTGGGCATTTGTCATTGTGGAGGATCCTACACTTGGAGTTACTTGTTGGGGAGAAGAATGGAAATATTCGACTTGAAGAAACACGGAGATATGCTCTTGGGGATGATCTTGAGCGCAGAATGGCTGCAGCTGAAAACCCTTTATCAATTTTGTACACGGTTCTCCATGAATTATGTGTTGCCCTTGTTATGGACACTGTACTAAGACAAGTTCAGGTACTACGACAATGTAGGTGGAAGGATGCAATACGCTTTGAGCTTGTTTCTGATGGCAGTGCAGGACAAGTAGGGAATACTAGTGCTTTGCAACTAACTCAAGAGGGTGAACTTGATACAACTGGTCTAAAAACTCCTGGTTTAAAGATCATTTATTGGTTAGACGCTGACAAGAATGCTGGGGGATCTGATTTCAGCTCATGTCCATTCCTTAAAGTGGAACCAGGGCAAGATACACAGATTAAGTGTGTACATAGTTCTTTTGTATTAGATCCACTTACTGGCAAGGAAGCTACCTTTGCACTTGATCAAAATTGCATTGATGTTGAGAGACTCCTATTAAGAGCTATTGCATGCAATAGATACACTCGTCTACTTGAGATCCAGAGGGAATTAAGTAAAAGTGTTAACATTTGTCGAGAATCAGGCGATGTTGTACTTGGGTGTGATGGAGGTGTAGTGGCGGATTTGAGAAAG ATGGATGAAGATTCTAGTAACCAAGATTATTTTGGGGATGAAATACTGAAAGTGCGGGCTTGTGGGATGTCATTTATTACCCTTGGAATAAATATCAG GAATGGCAGATTCCTTCTTCAGTCTTCCAAAAATATCCTTTCACCATCCACCCTAGTTGATTATGAGGAGGCTTTAAACCAAGGAAGCCTTAGTATAATGGATGTGTTTACAAGCTTAAAAAGCAAGAGTATTCTCAATTTATTTGCATCAACTGGGAGATTTTTGGGCCTCGAG GTTTATGATCAGTCTTTGACTACTCTGAAGATCCCCAAGTCCATATTGCATGGGTCAGATATACTTATAATGGGTTTTCCTCAGTGTGCAAACTCTTACTATTTGCTGATGCAGGTTGACAAGGATTTTAAACCAGTGTTCAGTTTACTAGAACTGCGATCTGATCAAGATGGAAAATCTAGTTCATTCACTGATGCCATTCAAGTTATACGTTTTAATAGAATTGATATTGGTCAGATGAAGATAGTTGATGATGAATTGAATATGAGCCTTTTTGACTGGGAGAAGCTGTGTTCTTTGCCAAAATTGGGCACTTTTATTCAGGTTGTAGAACATGATTTTGGGGTAGATTCTGCTCTTCAGTTTCCTGGATTTTCGCAATCAAGTTTTTCATCTGTTGTTGATGAAGTGTTCAAGTTCGAAAAGGGTCAATTGCCCAAGACAAATCAACTCACCTCGTCTTATAAGATGCCTCCTTTGTCTTATTTAGGATCTCCTTCAAGTAGCAATCAAGGAATAAATACTGGAGTTACGTCAACTAATTTGGAGGGGGAATTACAACAATCTCAAGTTCATAAAGTTGGGAAGGCTTTGTCTAGTTTCACAAGTTCATCGAATTCATTGCATGTGACAAGCAACTTAAAAGGTATAATTCAGAATGGTGCTGCTGGTTCTCTCTCCTCTTCAAGCCCTGTGAGGATCTCATCCGTTCATAAATTGTCAACCTTGAGATCTGATCAAGAGAGAAGCTCTCTTAGGTACCCGTATTCGGCTGATGTTGGTCAATACCCTCCTGCGGATGAACCTCCAAAAGTGCTCAATATGATTGAAGGAAATGGGCCAGGTCAACTATTGCCTCCACTTCGGACGACTTGCCCACCAGTTTCTGCCCATAGTATGGCTCCAAATGACATAGTAAACTCATCACCTGGCATTTTGGTTGGATCTTCAGAAGTTACCAGATCTAACACATTGCTCCTGGCTAATCCAT GCCAAACACCGGAATTTGGAGCTTCCAGGTCAGATGATAATGGTGCTCACAAACATGAAAGAAAGGGAAGGAAGCGTTCTCTAGTGGATTTTATTAATTTACTTCCATCATTTCAAGGATCAGAAGCAAGTTCTCTGCAGCATAAAAGGCAGAAAATATCAAGATTAGCTAACTCTCATGCTGCATCTTCCCCACCCCTTCCATCCCTATTGGCATGTCGAACAGGTGGACATACATTTGGAGATCTTCTTGGTGAAGCAAATCATGGCATTAGTCCATCAAATTTGTATGTTTCCGTCCTCCTACACATTGTCAGGCACTGCTCGCTATGTATTAAGCATGCTCAGCTAACTAGCCAAATGGATGCACTAAACATTTCTTATGTTGAAGAAGTAGGTCTGCGAATTCCATCCTTAAACTTATGGCTGAAGTTGCCATTTGCCAGGGATGATTCTTGGCAGCGCATATGCTTGCGCCTTGGTAAACCTGGAACTATGTGCTGGgatgtaaaaatcaatgatccttaTTTCAGAGAATTATGGAATCTTAATAAAGGAAGTACCACTACATCGTGGGGCTCTGGGTTACGTATTGCCAATACATCTGAGGTTGATTCACATATTCATTATGACCCAGAAGGTGTTGTCTTGAGTTATAAGAGTGTTGAAGATGATAGTGTTCAAAGGCTTGTATCAGATTTACGTAGGCTTTCAAATGCACGATTGTTTGCTCGTGGGATGCGAAAACTTATTGGTTTGGGCACTGGTGATAGGATTGACGATAACACAAACTCTGACTCTAAGGCACAAGCCAAAGGTACTGGCGAGATAGTAGACAAGTTATCTGAACAAATGAGAAAAGCCTTTAAAATTGAAGCAGTTGGTCTGATGAGTTTGTGGTTTAGCTATGGCTCAATGCCTGTGATCGTTCATTTTGTTGTTGAATGGGAAGCTGGTAAGGAAGGTTGTACAATGCATGTTTCTCCTGATCAACTTTGGCCACATACAAAG TTCCTGGAAGATTTCATTAATGGAGGTGAAGTTGCATCTTTCTTGGATTGCATCAGACTTACTGCTGGACCTTTACTTGCTCTTTGTGGTGCAATACGTCCTGCACGAATTCCTGTTCCTGTTTCTGTTGGCCACTCCCTTGTACAAAAGCAGAACAGTTTCATGTCATCTCATGGATTAATGGCAAATCCTTCTTCAACTGCAATCCAACTTCCATCTAGTTCACCCACAACTACTACACTTATGACCCAACTTGGCAGTCACAGTCTTCAAAATGCTGCAGTTTTATCTGCTGCTGGAAGAGGTGGGCCAGGACTTGTTCCTAGCTCATTATTGCCTTTTGATGTCTCAGTTGTTTTGAGGGGTCCATACTGGATTCGCATAATATATCGGAAAAAGTTTGCTGTGGATATGCGCTGCTTTGCTGGAGATCAGGTCTGGCTGCAGCCAGCGACACCTCCTAAAGGGGGACCTGCTGCAGGTGGATCTTTGCCATGTCCACAGTTTCGACCGTTCATCATGGAACATGTTGCTCAAGGATTGAATGCTCTGGAGCCCAATTTTTCTGCTGCATCTCATGCTGGTGGCCATCTTGGTTCAAGCAACGCCAATGTCAGTTCAGTCTCTCAACCACTGGCATCTAATGCTAACCGTATTAGTGTTGCATCTAGTGCTGGAATATCAAGACCAAGTTCTGTTATTGCAAATCAGGTAGGTGGCAACATAAATCGAATTGGCAGCGCCATGCTAGCCTCATCAGGTTTGTCTCCTGGGATCTCTGGAGTACCTTTACGTATATCCCCAGGTACCGGTTTCCCAGTTCATGTGAAAGGAGAGCTTAACGCAGCTTTTATTGGGCTTGGAGATGATGGAGGCTATGGTGGTGGTTGGGTTCCCCTTGCGGCCCTCAAGAAGGTGCTGCGTGGCATTCTCAAATATCTTGGTGTGTTGTGGTTGTTTGCGCAGTTGCctgatctcttgaaagaaattctAGGTTCAATCTTAAGGGATAATGAGGGGGCACTTTTGAATTTGGATCAAGAGCAACCTGCCTTGCGGTTTTTTGTTGG AGGCTATGTATTTGCTGTGAGCGTGCACAGAGTTCAACTTCTTCTGCAAGTTTTGAGTGTGAAACGATTTCATCAccagcaacaacagcagcagcagcagcaaaatcAAAATACTTCTCAGGAAGAACTAGCCCCAGGAGAAATTAATGAGATATGTGACTACTTCAGCAGGCGTGTTGCATCTGAGCCCTACGATGCATCTAGGGTTGCTTCCTTTATCACACTTCTTACCCTACCTGTTTCAGTCCTCCGAGAATTCCTAAAACTGATTTCTTGGAAGAAAGGACTGTCACAAGCACATGGTGGAGACGTAGCAAGTGCTCAAAGGTCTCGCATAGAGATATGCTTGGAGAATCATTCGGGCTCTGTTTTAGATGAAAACTCAGAGGCCACGTCTTGTTCAAAGAGTAATATACATCATGATCGAGCCCATAATCTAGTAGATTTTGCTCTTACCTTTGTCCTTGACCCAGCTCATATCCCTCACATGAATGCTGCTGGCGGAGCTGCTTGGCTACCATACTGCGTGTCCGTGAGGCTAAGATATTCATTCGGTGATAATGCCCATGTTTCTTTTCTTGGAATGCAAGGAAGCCACGGTGGAAGAGCATGCTGGTCGCGACAGGAGGATTGGGAGAAATGCAAGCAGAGGATGGCGAGAGCAGCAGAATTTGCCAACGGGAATTCTGCAGCTGATGTCAGTCAGGGGAGGTTGAGATTGGTTGCTGACACATTGCAGAGGACATTGCAAATGTTACTGCAGCAGCTGAGAGATGGTGCTGTTCCGTTGAGCTCCAGCGGAACCTAG